From the Acetomicrobium sp. S15 = DSM 107314 genome, one window contains:
- the ilvC gene encoding ketol-acid reductoisomerase: MANMYYDKDANLELLKGKTVAVLGYGSQGHAHAQNLRDSGVSVVVGLHEGSRSRATASNDGFKVLSPGEAAREGDFIVFLTPDHVQKDIYEKEVKDKLRPGKALVFAHGFTVHYHQVEPPSNVDVFMIAPKGPGHLVRRMFAEGKGVPALLAVYQNPSGKAKDLALAYAKGLGATRAGVIETTFAEETESDLFGEQAVLCGGVTELVKAGFETLVEAGYQPELAYFECLNELKLIVDMMAEGGLTWMRYSVSDTAKYGDLTAGPKVIDEHVRSTMKQLLKAVQDGTFAKDWILENLSGRPRMKKWVKSEREHQIEQVGRKLRSMMTWMEAKEAPEY; this comes from the coding sequence GTGGCAAATATGTATTATGACAAGGATGCGAATCTTGAGCTTCTCAAAGGCAAGACCGTAGCGGTGTTAGGTTACGGCAGTCAGGGGCACGCTCACGCCCAAAACTTAAGAGACAGCGGCGTCTCCGTGGTCGTCGGGCTGCATGAAGGAAGTCGCTCCCGCGCCACCGCATCAAATGACGGCTTCAAGGTGCTTTCGCCGGGAGAGGCAGCGCGCGAGGGCGATTTCATCGTCTTTCTGACGCCAGACCACGTCCAGAAAGATATCTACGAAAAAGAGGTTAAAGATAAGCTTAGGCCCGGCAAGGCCCTCGTATTCGCCCACGGCTTCACGGTGCATTACCATCAGGTCGAGCCGCCGTCCAACGTAGACGTCTTCATGATCGCGCCCAAAGGACCGGGGCACCTCGTGCGCCGCATGTTCGCCGAAGGTAAGGGCGTGCCCGCACTTCTGGCCGTATACCAAAATCCATCCGGCAAGGCAAAAGACCTGGCTTTGGCATATGCCAAGGGTCTGGGCGCCACCAGGGCCGGTGTTATAGAAACGACCTTCGCCGAGGAGACGGAGAGCGACCTCTTCGGGGAACAGGCTGTGCTGTGCGGCGGCGTCACGGAATTGGTGAAGGCCGGCTTTGAGACGCTCGTAGAGGCCGGCTATCAGCCGGAGCTGGCATATTTTGAGTGTCTGAACGAGCTAAAGCTCATCGTCGACATGATGGCCGAAGGGGGTCTCACGTGGATGCGCTATTCGGTCAGCGACACTGCAAAATACGGAGACCTGACTGCGGGCCCGAAGGTGATAGACGAGCACGTGCGCTCCACAATGAAGCAGTTACTCAAAGCCGTTCAAGACGGCACATTCGCCAAGGATTGGATATTGGAAAACTTAAGCGGCCGCCCGAGGATGAAGAAGTGGGTAAAGAGCGAACGTGAGCACCAAATAGAGCAGGTGGGGAGAAAGCTTCGCAGCATGATGACCTGGATGGAGGCAAAAGAAGCCCCCGAGTACTGA
- the ilvN gene encoding acetolactate synthase small subunit: MKRTLSVLTEDHPGVLARLSNLISRRGYNVESLSVTRTHRSGLSRFTIVVEADETSSKQMIKQLEKLVEAVEVKDLTQGPFVERRMMLVKVRASPEERHNLLQTAEVFRSRVVDVGSDAVILEVTGDAEKVEALLRTLEPFGVLEMAGSGAVALGRAGFETLSN, translated from the coding sequence ATGAAGCGGACACTTTCGGTGTTGACGGAGGACCATCCGGGGGTTCTTGCGCGGCTTTCTAATTTGATCTCTCGGCGAGGCTACAACGTGGAAAGTCTGAGCGTGACGAGGACGCACAGGTCTGGACTTTCCCGCTTCACGATAGTTGTCGAGGCGGATGAGACATCCTCAAAACAGATGATAAAACAGCTCGAAAAGCTCGTGGAGGCAGTTGAGGTGAAAGATCTCACCCAGGGGCCCTTCGTGGAGCGGCGAATGATGCTCGTGAAGGTCCGAGCTTCCCCAGAGGAGAGGCATAACCTGCTCCAAACGGCGGAGGTCTTCCGAAGCCGGGTTGTGGACGTGGGGAGCGACGCCGTGATCTTAGAGGTCACCGGCGACGCAGAAAAGGTGGAAGCGCTGCTGCGGACGCTCGAGCCCTTCGGGGTGCTCGAAATGGCAGGAAGCGGCGCAGTGGCTTTAGGACGAGCTGGGTTCGAAACGTTAAGCAATTGA